Proteins encoded in a region of the Rutidosis leptorrhynchoides isolate AG116_Rl617_1_P2 chromosome 9, CSIRO_AGI_Rlap_v1, whole genome shotgun sequence genome:
- the LOC139869216 gene encoding E3 ubiquitin-protein ligase MBR2-like yields the protein MSEYHPSMNELERNENLPYSLRMIRINNGHRISNNRPRLLTHFLPTYREEDGFPSETVVSTTQTLSKEQISEHLCVMKRNVDGGCEGDEMDICAICLGDYKENEMVGVVECGHQFHVECIKGWLLCNNVFPLCRATALTV from the coding sequence ATGTCTGAATATCATCCCTCTATGAACGAATTAGAGAGGAATGAAAATTTACCATATAGTTTACGGATGATTCGTATTAATAACGGACATCGAATATCAAATAACAGACCTCGTCTTCTTACTCATTTTTTACCAACTTATCGGGAAGAAGATGGATTTCCTTCTGAAACGGTTGTTTCTACTACACAAACACTATCGAAAGAACAAATTTCAGAGCATTTATGCGTAATGAAGAGAAACGTTGATGGAGGTTGTGAAGGCGATGAAATGGATATTTGCGCGATTTGTTTGGGTGACTACAAAGAAAATGAGATGGTTGGGGTTGTAGAATGTGGGCATCAGTTTCATGTTGAATGTATTAAGGGTTGGTTGTTGTGTAACAATGTTTTCCCTTTATGCAGGGCTACTGCATTGACGGTGTAG